One Vibrio neonatus genomic window carries:
- the lptD gene encoding LPS assembly protein LptD, with amino-acid sequence MSKFPRTWLALSITTALLVTNAQAETSVQENSPEDQGSVANVDLNDSQNDSTDNSTPEQDSAPAAELTALLSAAKDQTFDLTSQCLPPDDADQANSLPTNVEADSLDGINGKEATYSGNVEVTQGNKRLDADSVTLYQEQNTIVAKGNVKMANGQIKTVSDTATTNLDTDVTTLEMANYQLLCQNGRGDAKVIRAEGKLYYELKDGSITSCPEDDDSWRLVSSSIEIDQEAEEATLYNPRFEIQKVPVFYLPWLTVPIGDNRKTGFLYPTVAYGTSDGFELEVPIYWNLAPNYDLETTFKYMSERGLQTDAKFRYLSDWGRGQIDAQYLADDQKYPELGDRWGFGYSHYGVFDRNWKLEVDYAKVSDIYYFRDISSNIGEREDGQLLQQGKVSYRNEHWDTSLLVRDFQLLSTTTNLPYRMLPQLSAHYFYPQLMPNLDFDVISHITQFSTDDARKVKPKDATRVHIEPGLTVPLNTTWGSWESEGRLLGTYYHQDLDDITDPKNLDSEVFRSIPEFRSTGTLFLERDTTFIDGYTQTLEPKVQYLYVPYEDQSNIYDYDTTLLQTDYYGLFRTRKYSGVDKIAAANQISYGATTRFYDSSYKERMNLSFGQIYYLNTDSSDTDTADSNYSAWAIESDFNFNDYLFYHGGLQYDISAEEIQLADSTIEYRQGAGYIQTNYRYVTRSYLDKTVGSSINLDNITTDGISQVGLLGGYKINKNWNVNGQYFYDTTENIMLEALARVTYTSDCWYVGITYTDQLRSWDNVGIHTPGPEYEENISFNIGIIGFGTNFGTDYGDGGNALGYGRPFYLNN; translated from the coding sequence ATGTCAAAATTTCCCCGCACCTGGCTAGCTCTTTCTATAACCACTGCGTTGTTGGTTACAAATGCGCAGGCGGAAACTAGTGTGCAGGAGAACTCCCCTGAAGATCAAGGATCGGTTGCAAATGTTGATCTTAATGACTCTCAGAATGACTCCACAGACAATTCAACACCAGAGCAAGATTCAGCTCCTGCTGCTGAGTTGACCGCACTGCTTTCTGCAGCCAAAGACCAAACCTTTGATCTGACGTCACAGTGCCTACCTCCTGATGATGCCGACCAAGCAAACTCGCTACCGACCAATGTTGAAGCTGATTCTCTTGATGGAATCAATGGCAAAGAAGCCACTTACAGCGGCAATGTAGAAGTGACACAAGGCAACAAACGCCTTGATGCCGATAGCGTTACTCTCTATCAAGAGCAAAACACCATAGTTGCCAAAGGCAACGTAAAAATGGCCAACGGTCAAATCAAAACGGTTTCTGATACAGCTACCACCAACCTTGATACCGATGTTACTACGCTAGAAATGGCCAACTATCAGTTGCTATGTCAAAACGGACGTGGTGATGCCAAGGTGATTCGTGCCGAAGGTAAGCTGTATTATGAGTTGAAAGATGGCTCAATCACTTCTTGTCCAGAAGATGATGACTCATGGCGCTTGGTTTCATCCTCAATTGAAATAGACCAAGAAGCCGAAGAAGCGACGCTGTATAACCCGCGCTTTGAAATCCAGAAAGTTCCTGTTTTTTATCTACCATGGCTAACCGTGCCTATTGGTGATAATCGTAAAACCGGCTTTTTATATCCAACGGTTGCTTATGGCACCAGTGACGGCTTTGAGTTAGAAGTCCCGATTTATTGGAACCTTGCGCCCAATTATGATTTAGAAACTACGTTCAAATATATGTCTGAACGTGGATTACAAACTGACGCTAAGTTTAGATACCTGAGTGACTGGGGTCGCGGTCAGATTGACGCTCAATACCTAGCTGACGACCAAAAATACCCAGAGCTCGGCGATCGTTGGGGCTTTGGCTACAGCCACTATGGTGTATTTGATCGCAACTGGAAACTGGAAGTTGACTATGCAAAAGTCAGTGACATTTATTACTTTAGAGACATCTCATCGAACATAGGTGAGCGAGAAGACGGACAATTACTGCAACAAGGTAAAGTCTCTTATCGTAATGAGCACTGGGACACCAGTTTATTAGTGCGTGATTTTCAGCTGTTATCCACTACGACCAACCTCCCTTATCGGATGTTGCCGCAGTTGAGTGCGCACTATTTTTATCCTCAGCTGATGCCGAACCTCGATTTTGACGTGATCAGTCACATCACACAGTTTTCTACCGATGATGCGCGTAAAGTAAAACCAAAAGATGCTACCCGTGTTCATATTGAACCCGGTTTGACCGTGCCACTGAACACCACTTGGGGCAGTTGGGAAAGCGAAGGGCGTTTATTAGGCACTTATTACCATCAAGACCTAGATGATATTACCGATCCTAAAAACCTCGACTCGGAAGTGTTCCGCTCAATCCCAGAGTTTCGTAGTACCGGTACATTGTTTCTTGAGCGAGATACCACTTTCATAGATGGTTACACCCAAACTCTAGAACCTAAAGTGCAGTATTTGTATGTACCGTATGAAGACCAAAGCAATATTTACGACTACGATACTACCCTGCTGCAAACGGACTACTATGGCTTGTTCAGAACTCGTAAATACAGTGGCGTAGATAAAATAGCGGCCGCTAACCAAATTAGTTATGGTGCCACGACTCGTTTTTATGACTCTAGCTACAAAGAGAGAATGAACCTCTCCTTTGGCCAGATCTACTACTTAAACACAGATTCTAGCGATACAGATACCGCTGATTCTAACTACTCTGCTTGGGCGATTGAAAGTGACTTTAACTTCAATGACTACCTCTTCTATCATGGCGGGTTGCAATATGATATTAGCGCAGAAGAAATACAGTTAGCCGATAGCACCATTGAATACCGTCAAGGTGCTGGATACATACAAACAAACTATCGCTATGTCACCAGAAGTTATCTTGATAAGACCGTAGGTAGCTCTATCAACCTAGATAACATCACCACTGATGGTATCTCGCAAGTGGGTTTATTAGGCGGATATAAGATCAATAAAAACTGGAATGTTAACGGTCAGTACTTCTACGATACGACTGAAAACATCATGCTAGAAGCATTGGCTCGCGTCACTTATACCTCTGATTGTTGGTATGTGGGTATCACCTACACAGACCAATTGCGCTCATGGGATAATGTCGGGATTCATACTCCAGGGCCTGAATATGAAGAGAATATTAGCTTCAATATCGGCATTATTGGATTTGGCACTAATTTTGGAACAGATTATGGTGACGGAGGTAACGCTCTAGGTTACGGTCGTCCTTTCTATTTGAATAACTAA
- the rsmA gene encoding 16S rRNA (adenine(1518)-N(6)/adenine(1519)-N(6))-dimethyltransferase RsmA: MRNDVHLGHKARKRFGQNFLNDPYIIDGIVSSINPLPGQNLVEIGPGLGAITEPVGKLVDKLTVIELDRDLAERLRNHPDLSSKLTIHEGDAMRFDFTQLVKPNNKLRIFGNLPYNISTPLMFHLFEFHKDIQDMHFMLQKEVVNRLAAGPGTKAYGRLTVMAQYYCKVMPVLEVPPTAFIPPPKVDSAVVRLMPYEVLPYPAKDLKWLDRVCRDGFNQRRKTIRNCYRSLISAEVMEQLDINPSMRPENLTLKQFVDMANWLADNH; encoded by the coding sequence ATGAGAAATGATGTCCACTTAGGACACAAAGCGCGTAAACGTTTTGGTCAAAACTTTCTAAACGACCCGTACATTATCGACGGAATCGTTTCATCTATTAACCCACTACCAGGCCAAAACTTGGTTGAGATTGGTCCAGGCCTAGGCGCAATTACTGAGCCTGTGGGTAAATTAGTTGATAAGTTAACCGTAATTGAGCTAGATAGAGATCTGGCTGAACGCTTACGCAATCACCCGGATTTAAGCTCTAAGCTGACTATCCATGAAGGTGATGCTATGCGTTTTGACTTTACCCAATTGGTAAAGCCAAACAATAAGTTACGTATTTTTGGTAACTTGCCATACAACATTTCGACCCCTTTGATGTTCCATTTGTTTGAATTTCACAAAGACATCCAAGACATGCACTTTATGCTGCAAAAAGAAGTGGTGAATCGCTTAGCAGCAGGCCCAGGCACTAAAGCCTATGGTCGCCTAACGGTTATGGCGCAGTACTACTGTAAAGTAATGCCAGTACTGGAAGTGCCACCAACAGCATTTATACCACCACCGAAAGTAGATTCAGCTGTCGTGCGCCTAATGCCATACGAAGTATTACCGTACCCAGCAAAAGATCTAAAATGGCTTGATAGAGTGTGTCGTGATGGCTTTAACCAGCGTCGCAAAACCATTCGTAACTGCTACCGCTCACTGATTAGTGCAGAAGTTATGGAGCAGTTAGATATCAACCCAAGCATGCGCCCAGAGAACCTCACTCTGAAACAATTTGTCGATATGGCCAACTGGCTTGCAGACAATCACTAA
- the surA gene encoding peptidylprolyl isomerase SurA has translation MNMFKRLIASMILILIPAMTVAAPVELDRVVVIVNDGVILQSDIDSAMKTLKLNVQENKQALPEGDVLKEQVIDKLIMDELQSQEAKRIGVRIDDNRLDQAIQSIADKNNQSQAQLLASVKAKGLSYTEFREQIRTEVAISEARNALVRRRINILPAEVETLAGMLAKETNKDVNYDISHIQLRFNDDQSKAEVEEEANKLVERLKNGEKFADLAIAYSKGPKALEGGEWGWMHKEEMPTIFADQITSQGKDAIIGPFRSGIGFHILKVNDVRGLKTVAVTEVNARHILIKTSVILSDEGAKRELYDFIRKIKSGEATFGELARQYSADTGSAANDGELGYQTPDLYVPEFKHQVETLPVGQISEPFETVHGWHIVEVLDRRQEDRTDSAMTNKAYRILFNRKFNEEASAWMQELRASAFIERLDKQDSEEADDAL, from the coding sequence ATGAATATGTTTAAACGACTCATTGCTTCGATGATCCTAATACTGATACCTGCTATGACTGTAGCGGCGCCAGTTGAATTAGACCGAGTAGTAGTAATCGTTAACGATGGCGTGATTTTACAAAGCGATATCGATAGTGCGATGAAAACACTTAAGCTCAACGTCCAAGAAAATAAACAGGCACTTCCTGAAGGCGACGTACTTAAAGAGCAAGTCATCGATAAGTTGATTATGGATGAACTGCAATCACAAGAAGCCAAGCGTATTGGCGTGCGCATTGACGACAATCGCCTTGATCAAGCCATCCAAAGCATTGCGGATAAAAATAATCAAAGCCAAGCTCAACTGTTGGCGAGCGTGAAAGCAAAAGGTCTTAGCTACACTGAGTTCCGTGAGCAAATTCGCACCGAAGTGGCTATCTCAGAAGCGCGTAATGCGTTGGTGCGTCGTCGCATCAATATCCTACCGGCAGAAGTCGAAACATTGGCTGGCATGCTAGCCAAAGAAACCAATAAAGATGTGAACTACGACATCAGTCATATCCAACTGCGTTTCAATGATGATCAATCTAAAGCCGAAGTGGAAGAAGAAGCCAATAAGCTAGTCGAAAGACTGAAAAATGGTGAGAAATTTGCCGATCTCGCTATCGCATATTCAAAAGGCCCAAAAGCCTTAGAAGGCGGTGAGTGGGGCTGGATGCATAAAGAAGAAATGCCTACCATCTTTGCAGACCAAATCACCTCGCAAGGTAAAGACGCCATTATTGGTCCTTTCCGTAGCGGTATTGGTTTTCACATCTTAAAAGTGAATGATGTTCGAGGGCTAAAAACCGTTGCCGTAACCGAAGTTAATGCACGTCATATCTTGATTAAAACCTCCGTTATTTTGAGTGATGAAGGCGCTAAACGTGAGCTGTATGATTTCATTCGTAAAATCAAATCTGGTGAAGCTACCTTTGGTGAGCTAGCACGACAATACAGTGCCGATACAGGTTCTGCAGCAAATGACGGTGAACTTGGCTACCAAACACCGGATCTATATGTACCTGAATTTAAACACCAAGTAGAAACACTGCCTGTTGGTCAAATCAGTGAACCATTTGAAACCGTGCATGGCTGGCATATTGTTGAAGTGCTAGATCGTCGTCAAGAAGATCGCACCGACAGCGCTATGACTAATAAGGCTTATCGCATTCTGTTTAATCGTAAGTTTAACGAAGAAGCCTCAGCGTGGATGCAAGAATTAAGAGCCAGTGCTTTCATTGAAAGACTCGACAAACAAGATTCTGAAGAGGCTGACGATGCATTGTAA
- the apaG gene encoding Co2+/Mg2+ efflux protein ApaG yields the protein MDVSQPCIKCHVQTKYIEAQSEAESGHYVFIYMITIKNLSPTPVQLLSRYWLITDGDGKEITVEGDGVVGEQPVIDSNDDYSYTSSTALKTPVGVMQGHYVMQTAEGKRFRAQISPFSLSVPNIIN from the coding sequence ATGGACGTTAGTCAACCTTGTATAAAATGTCATGTGCAAACTAAATACATAGAGGCGCAATCTGAAGCAGAGAGCGGCCACTATGTATTTATTTACATGATCACCATAAAAAACCTCAGCCCCACCCCTGTACAACTGCTTTCCCGATACTGGCTAATCACCGATGGTGACGGCAAAGAAATAACGGTTGAAGGTGATGGCGTGGTCGGAGAGCAACCTGTCATCGATTCTAATGACGATTACTCCTACACCAGCAGTACTGCGTTAAAAACCCCTGTCGGCGTGATGCAAGGCCACTATGTCATGCAAACCGCAGAGGGTAAGCGCTTTCGAGCTCAAATATCCCCATTTAGCCTTTCTGTACCTAATATCATTAACTAA
- the pdxA gene encoding 4-hydroxythreonine-4-phosphate dehydrogenase PdxA, producing the protein MHCNRIIITAGEPAGIGPDLVLSLADNPYPHQLVVCADKEMLQQRAQHLGIEVDIVDYDANSKPTPQQKGQLVVEHIPLAQQTVIGQLNEANGHYVLKTLERAAQGCMNDEFAAIVTGPVHKGVINRAGVAFSGHTEFFAEQSDTPMVVMMLATEGLKVALVTTHIPLAYVSKAVTEERIEQIMQILHKDMVTKFALPNPRIYVCGLNPHAGEDGCLGQEEIETISPTLDKLREQGMDIVGPLPADTIFNHKYLEDADVILGMYHDQVLPVLKYKGFGSSVNITLGLPFIRTSVDHGTALDLAGTGNADTGSFQTALSHAIELVEKKQ; encoded by the coding sequence ATGCATTGTAATCGAATCATAATTACAGCCGGTGAACCTGCCGGTATTGGCCCAGATCTTGTTTTATCGTTAGCCGATAATCCTTATCCGCACCAATTAGTGGTGTGCGCCGATAAAGAGATGCTACAACAGCGCGCACAGCATCTTGGTATTGAGGTCGACATTGTTGATTATGATGCCAATAGCAAGCCAACACCGCAGCAAAAAGGCCAATTGGTGGTAGAACACATTCCATTGGCGCAACAGACCGTAATCGGTCAACTCAACGAAGCTAACGGCCATTATGTTCTAAAAACCTTAGAAAGAGCCGCACAAGGCTGTATGAATGATGAGTTTGCCGCTATAGTTACCGGCCCCGTGCACAAGGGGGTCATTAACCGAGCTGGTGTTGCCTTTAGTGGGCATACCGAGTTTTTCGCTGAGCAATCTGATACCCCTATGGTGGTGATGATGCTAGCAACAGAAGGACTCAAAGTTGCGTTGGTGACGACACACATTCCATTGGCTTATGTGTCAAAAGCAGTAACCGAAGAAAGAATCGAGCAAATTATGCAGATTCTACATAAGGATATGGTCACTAAGTTTGCTCTGCCAAACCCTCGCATTTATGTGTGTGGATTAAACCCTCATGCGGGAGAAGACGGCTGTTTAGGGCAAGAAGAAATCGAAACGATTTCTCCCACTTTAGATAAGCTAAGAGAACAAGGTATGGACATTGTTGGTCCACTACCTGCAGACACCATTTTTAATCACAAGTATCTAGAAGATGCTGATGTGATTTTGGGTATGTACCACGACCAAGTACTTCCAGTGCTAAAATACAAAGGCTTTGGAAGTTCCGTTAATATTACTCTGGGTCTACCCTTTATAAGAACCTCTGTCGATCATGGTACAGCCTTAGATTTGGCCGGCACAGGTAACGCGGATACAGGCAGCTTCCAAACGGCACTGTCCCACGCGATTGAATTAGTTGAGAAAAAACAATGA